CAAGTTCGTAATGCCGATGCGCATTACGCCTATCGATTCGATAGCAGCTTTTATTATTTAACTGGTTTTGATGAACCAGAATCCATCTTGGTATTGCAGGCCGGTGAAAATGGCCAAGTCAACCACATCTTGTTTTGCCGTGAAAAAAATCTAGAGCGTGAAATTTGGGATGGCTATCGCCATGGTCCTGAAATGGCGAAAGAGGTTTTCCTATTCGATGAAGCCTATCCCATCGAATATTTCTCAGAAAAGTTGAAAGAACTACTCAAAGGACAAAGCCAATTGGCTTACCCAATTGGCGAAGATAGTGCATTTGATCAATTACTGCTCGGTACACGTAAAAAACTAATCCCATCCGTAGAACGCACGGGTGAAGACGTTCCTCATCAAATTGTGGATGTGGTGCCTGTTGTTGCGCAAATGCGCTTAATCAAAGATGAAACAGAAGTTAGATTAATGCAAACCGCGGCGGATATTTCTGCTGCTGCGCACGTTCGCGCAATGAAATATGCCAAACCGGGTGTTTATGAATATCAGGTCGAGGCTGAAATAATTCATGAATTCATGCATGCAGGCGCCAGGTCTCCCGCCTATGGCAGTATTGTTGCTGGCGGAGCAAATGCTTGCGTGTTGCACTATGTAACCAATCGAGATGTACTAAAAGATGGTGATTTATTACTAATCGATGCAGGCTGCGAATTTGAAGGCTACGCAGGAGATATCACGCGTACTTTCCCTGTGAATGGCAAATTTACTTCTCCGCAAAAAGATTTGTATCAATTAGTGCTCGATTCACAATTAGCTGCCATCCAAGAAGTCGCGCCTGGTAAAGGGGTGAGAGATGCTCATTTTGTCGCATTAAAAATCCTTGCCCAAGGCATGATCGATCTCAAGTTGTTAACCGGCTCTTTAGATGAAGTGTTGGAAAAAGAAACTTACCGCCAATTTTATATGCATGGAACAGGGCACTGGCTTGGTTTAGATGTGCATGACTGCGGCCGCTATAAAAAAGGAGAGGCTTGGACTAGTCTAACGCCTGGTATGGTCGTAACTGTCGAGCCTGGTATCTATGTTCGTCCCGCGCCCGAGGTGCCAGAGGCTTTCTGGAATATCGGTATTCGTATCGAAGACGATGTGTTAGTCACCGAATCTGGTCAAAGAGTGTTGACAGCAAATGCACCGAAAACAGTGAGCGAGCTAGAATCTCTCATTCAAGCATCGCGTTAATGGTTAGCTCGTTTTTATAGCTAACAACTTCAGAATTACCAAAGAAAGAAATAGATGTTGCCTTCTCACGTAGATGTCGCAATTATCGGTGGCGGACCAGTTGGCTGTTATTTGGCAAATGCCTTGGCGGCCCAAGGAAAGTCCGTCTGTGTACTAGAAAAAGAATCACAGCCAAGATCGGATGATCCACGTATGCTGGCGATATCTGCTGGCGGCAAGCAAC
This Leeia speluncae DNA region includes the following protein-coding sequences:
- a CDS encoding aminopeptidase P N-terminal domain-containing protein yields the protein MTTINPSLYRARRETLIKRLEGGLVVIPTAPEQVRNADAHYAYRFDSSFYYLTGFDEPESILVLQAGENGQVNHILFCREKNLEREIWDGYRHGPEMAKEVFLFDEAYPIEYFSEKLKELLKGQSQLAYPIGEDSAFDQLLLGTRKKLIPSVERTGEDVPHQIVDVVPVVAQMRLIKDETEVRLMQTAADISAAAHVRAMKYAKPGVYEYQVEAEIIHEFMHAGARSPAYGSIVAGGANACVLHYVTNRDVLKDGDLLLIDAGCEFEGYAGDITRTFPVNGKFTSPQKDLYQLVLDSQLAAIQEVAPGKGVRDAHFVALKILAQGMIDLKLLTGSLDEVLEKETYRQFYMHGTGHWLGLDVHDCGRYKKGEAWTSLTPGMVVTVEPGIYVRPAPEVPEAFWNIGIRIEDDVLVTESGQRVLTANAPKTVSELESLIQASR